DNA from Pochonia chlamydosporia 170 chromosome Unknown PCv3seq00009, whole genome shotgun sequence:
GCCGGTGTTGCTGATTTGGATCCACGCCGGGGCAAGATGTTCGGTATCGTTGAACGGGATACTGCTCACGTTGAGGAGGGTTGTTTCGTGAACGGCATTATAAGCATTAATTAAGCCGGCACCTTGCTGTGCCACGGACGCGAGATACGGAGATGCTGACACGCCGTCGTGGAATACATTAGGCATGGATGTAGCTGCGAAGAGTGCCTTGATAGTAGCGGGGGAGACTTTCCCTCGCGCCTCAAGCATAAGGGCTATACAGCCGGCCATGTAGGGCGTTGCCATGGATGTTCCTGATTCGACAGCGTAGCCTCCCAGTGCGAGAGGGTATGTAGACAGCATGAATCCTCCGGGGGCGGAGATGGTTGTCACGGGGAGGAGTTGGTTGCTCGGTCCCCATTCTGTGAAGTCGCTTACTTGGCCGCCAGCTTGTTTGTTAACTTCGTTGCTGTAAATAGTCTTGGCGTACTTATTGCTGACCATATGGAGAGTAACATTGGATGTTGCAGCGGCAGATATCCATTTCGCTCCCGTGCTGGTGGGCACCATGCCTATACCCACGAGGCCAGGCGTCTTGTATTCAAAGGCATCTACGCCGGGACGATCATTGTAGAAGAGTATGTTCTTGACACCCGCTTTGGCGGCGTTGTCCTGCTTGATTTGGAAATTGCACCCTCCGCGGCGGATGAGGACCATTTTGCGGGAGAGATCTGTTTTGGCTGTCCAGGGTGTGCAGCCATCCCCTACGATAGAGGAGTTCAGACTCAAAGGGTAGAGTTGGTATGTGCCGTTGGCGAAATCTGACTGTCCGGAGATGGACCAGCCGAATTCACTGGTTGACCCGTTGGCTAGACTATATGTGCCTCTTGATAGGATCATCGGCGAGTACAAGTTGTTAAAGGAACCGACGCCCGTGCCGGCAGGGTTATCGATGCCGTTGGAGGACAGAAACATGCCTGACTGCCCGTTATTTCCGACGGCAACTGTGCAGGGAACGCCGGCTTTGACAATCTTTTCAATGAGGAGGCCCCATGGTTCTGTTGAAGTGTTAGTGTTGTTTGCAATGAAAAGGACTGGAAGCTGACCTTCTGCCCAGCCGCTGTATAGGCCAAGAGACGCGGTGATTATATCTGCCTTATCTTCAAATGCCCTCTTGAAAGCTTCAAGAATAATGGCTGTGCTAGAGCCGCCATGGCATTTCATTACCTTGTAGTGGCCAAGAGTTACGTTAGGCGCCACGCCGGTAAAGTTGTACGGATTGTTGGCCTGCGCGGCAAGGAGGCCAGAAACATGAGTTCCTACATGTGTTAGCTACTGCACTCAAGTTCTCTCATCTGGTTTACTTACCATGACCATCGCAGTTGTCGTACGGATCTTCCGTCTTGTCAACCAGATTATACCCAAACTCTACTCGACATCCTTTGCCGAAGCACCCTCCCAGCGCAGGATGTTTGTAGTCAATGCCAGAATCTACAACCGCAACACGAAGCCCGGTCCCGAAATATCCCTGCTTGTG
Protein-coding regions in this window:
- a CDS encoding subtilisin (similar to Talaromyces stipitatus ATCC 10500 XP_002484416.1); this translates as MVSLRFWLCSLLALPLALAGHGERIPRSYIIELSDSQTSADKFVTNLNRNGIAIKLDRDLSFSLFHGGSFSLSEDTHEAATVKRISSMSIVKSISPVRELHRPQRQVSTVGDGLFEREAQLGKRATPQDVYYPHVMTGVDKLHKQGYFGTGLRVAVVDSGIDYKHPALGGCFGKGCRVEFGYNLVDKTEDPYDNCDGHGTHVSGLLAAQANNPYNFTGVAPNVTLGHYKVMKCHGGSSTAIILEAFKRAFEDKADIITASLGLYSGWAEEPWGLLIEKIVKAGVPCTVAVGNNGQSGMFLSSNGIDNPAGTGVGSFNNLYSPMILSRGTYSLANGSTSEFGWSISGQSDFANGTYQLYPLSLNSSIVGDGCTPWTAKTDLSRKMVLIRRGGCNFQIKQDNAAKAGVKNILFYNDRPGVDAFEYKTPGLVGIGMVPTSTGAKWISAAATSNVTLHMVSNKYAKTIYSNEVNKQAGGQVSDFTEWGPSNQLLPVTTISAPGGFMLSTYPLALGGYAVESGTSMATPYMAGCIALMLEARGKVSPATIKALFAATSMPNVFHDGVSASPYLASVAQQGAGLINAYNAVHETTLLNVSSIPFNDTEHLAPAWIQISNTGNVTKLYTLGHTGAATVYTLSNNQTVPQTINTGSFMDRNTKYASIQFSKRIIRLSPGKSTVVKITASPPLGLEAARIPIYSGFITFNGTTDSLSIPYLGAATSMRNVTILDKMANYLTSSATKKRVKPNDLFVLPSPNGTAGAQNTSNPVFNVRPSMGTALLRVDVKANGSVVGQVAGFPKTYLPRSVDSVGVRPVQWTGQLAEGGFVAAGTYSLVVRALKIFGNPDVGADYDVVESERFRVVYAGEKKVKQVVRV